A window from Ovis canadensis isolate MfBH-ARS-UI-01 breed Bighorn chromosome 26, ARS-UI_OviCan_v2, whole genome shotgun sequence encodes these proteins:
- the LOC138431003 gene encoding beta-defensin 103A-like, with translation MRLYYLLFALLFLFLLPVPGNGGIISGLRKYYCKIRSGRCALIGCLPKEEEIGRCSPTGRKCCRKKK, from the exons ATGAGGCTCTACTACCTTCTCTTTGCGTTGCTCTTCTTGTTCTTGCTGCCTGTTCCAG GCAATGGCGGCATCATAAGCGGGTTACGAAAGTATTATTGCAAAATAAGAAGCGGCCGGTGTGCTCTGATTGGCTGCCTTCCAAAGGAGGAAGAGATAGGCCGCTGTTCCCCGACTGGCCGAAAATGCTGccggaagaagaaatga